Proteins found in one Perca fluviatilis chromosome 9, GENO_Pfluv_1.0, whole genome shotgun sequence genomic segment:
- the LOC120565058 gene encoding transmembrane protein 275-like — translation MVLPEKTSRPSAPKKVPKQHALRHQSLPSPALCCACGLCVMLAGINITLVGAFAFGTYIPTGNPPIVIGPLLLLIALAFFTACCVVSRRPPAHMAHKAKAGEKWGLMRMGTAAFEMETSEHTLQDTTAVQLSPTNSPTSSHKSSSSHGGDTAPPGCQDGVDEPHMSEMSDRAVTGDYTALTSDSKASTLTQMLPGQNTSST, via the coding sequence ATGGTGCTACCTGAAAAAACCTCCAGACCATCTGCTCCCAAGAAGGTTCCCAAGCAGCACGCCCTGCGGCACCAGAGCTTGCCCTCCCCGGCCCTGTGCTGCGCCTGCGGCCTGTGCGTCATGCTGGCCGGCATCAACATCACCCTGGTGGGAGCTTTCGCCTTTGGCACCTACATCCCTACTGGCAACCCCCCCATCGTCATCGGTCCTCTTCTTTTATTGATAGCCCTGGCCTTCTTCACAGCGTGCTGTGTGGTCAGCCGGAGGCCCCCGGCCCACATGGCCCACAAGGCTAAAGCAGGTGAGAAGTGGGGGCTGATGCGGATGGGGACGGCAGCGTTTGAGATGGAGACGAGCGAGCACACGCTGCAGGACACCACGGCCGTCCAGCTCAGCCCCACCAACTCCCCGACCTCCTCCCACAAGTCCAGCTCCAGCCACGGGGGCGACACTGCTCCGCCAGGCTGTCAGGACGGAGTCGACGAGCCGCACATGTCAGAGATGTCTGACAGGGCTGTCACTGGAGATTACACCGCCTTGACCTCTGACAGCAAGGCAAGCACTCTCACACAGATGCTGCCTGGCCAGAACACTTCCTCTACGTAG